From a region of the Pongo abelii isolate AG06213 chromosome 9, NHGRI_mPonAbe1-v2.0_pri, whole genome shotgun sequence genome:
- the LOC100449433 gene encoding small ribosomal subunit protein eS25-like codes for MPPKDDKKKDTGKSAKKDKDPVNKSGGKAKKKKWSKGKVQDKLNNLVLFDKATYDKLCKEVPNCKLITPAVVSERLKIRGSLARAALQELLSKELIKLVSKHRAQVIYTRNTKGGDAPAAGEDA; via the coding sequence ATGCCGCCCAAGGACGACAAGAAGAAGGACACTGGAAAGTCGGCCAAGAAAGACAAAGACCCAGTTAACAAATCCGGGGGCAAGGCCAAAAAGAAGAAGTGGTCCAAAGGCAAAGTTCAAGACAAGCTCAATAACTTAGTCTTGTTTGACAAAGCTACCTATGACAAACTCTGTAAAGAAGTTCCCAATTGTAAACTTATAACCCCAGCTGTGGTCTCTGAGAGACTGAAGATTCGAGGCTCCCTGGCCAGGGCAGCCCTTCAGGAGCTCCTTAGTAAAGAACTTATCAAACTAGTTTCAAAGCACAGAGCTCAAGTAATTTACACCAGAAATACCAAGGGCGGAGATGCTCCAGCTGCTGGTGAAGATGCATGA